The Acetoanaerobium noterae nucleotide sequence CTCTTTCATAACAATATATCGCTCTCGGTTGAAGTCCCTTCCACTTTGTTTATCTTGATATATTTTTTTTAGCTCATATCCATTCTCTTTACAGAATTTTTCTATATTTATTACACCCCTGTCAAGGTGCTGCTCTTTTGTAGAAACTCTATTATATCCATATACAGCCATTTACTTATCATCCTTATAAAGAGAGTATAGAGAATTTTTCTTTTGGGCATTTTTTCTATCTATGCCAATCTGCGTTCTCTGGTGTATTATTATCTGGTTCGCAAATTCATGATTGTGCAGCATCGATAATACTAACCCTTCAAGTAAAATTCCTTTTTCTTCATGGGTATAATTTGAATCTTTATCAATTCTCAATATAAGAGAATCAATAGTTTTAAATATAGTTTCAAATTTTTCCTGAAGTATTTCTGGTGGAACACCTATTGCTATCTCATGAATTTTTTTCCAACTACTCTGACTACCTTTTTTATAGTCTTCAGTATTATTTTTTTCTAATAATTCATTTTTTAAAACATAATTTTCATACCATGATTGGAAAGATGTTTTTTCATCATTTCTAATTTGTTTCCCCATAATAGTACTCCCTTCAAATTATATCTAAATGTATCTCTAATTAATTGTATACAAAAAAGTAAATACTTGCAACATTTAGGTATAAAATTAGTAGAATTATTTCACTATATCTAAATGTATACTTTTCGGTATAGCTATAAATATAAAACAGAAATAAAAAAAGAATAGCTTTATACTATTCTTCTTAATTGAATTAATAAGGTGCTTCATCAAGTGTTCTTTTCCATTCAGGATCAGAATTAACTCTAAGAAACTCAGGAATATCATCATCATATTTTATAATCTTAAAAGGTTTGTTCTTAGTGGATTCGTCACTGTTTTTTATAATTCTAATATGCTCTGCAACAATTTCAGTTATTGTTCTTTTTGAATTACCACTATTTTTTAATTCTCTATTTTTTAAATAACCTTTTAAAACCAAAGTGTCCCCTATTATTAAATTTTCCTTTATATAAATAGCTAATGCTCCATATGCAACTATAGAAAATTTATCGATTCTATAACTACTTTTTGGTTCATTCATTTCTACTTCTATAGAAAAATATGAAGTTGCCTTTTGAATATTATTTGATGATAATATATATGGTTTCGAAATAACTTTACCAATCATAAAAACAAAATTCATTACTATTCTCCTTCAGATTCTTTATGCTCCCTATCTAAATGTAGTTTGTATTCTTTCTTTTTTAATTTATTGTATTTTTTAACGAATTTATTTAGTTGTTTTACGTAATCTTTCTCTAAATCTTTGTTATAATTATAAT carries:
- a CDS encoding single-stranded DNA-binding protein, which codes for MNFVFMIGKVISKPYILSSNNIQKATSYFSIEVEMNEPKSSYRIDKFSIVAYGALAIYIKENLIIGDTLVLKGYLKNRELKNSGNSKRTITEIVAEHIRIIKNSDESTKNKPFKIIKYDDDIPEFLRVNSDPEWKRTLDEAPY